GGGTCGTGACGAGAGCCGCTTCCTGATCCAGGCCATGGAGCGCCTGGGCCTGTCGGCCCGCGCTTACCATCGACTGCTGCGTGTGGCACGCACAATCGCCGACCTGGCGAATGCCGACCGGGTCACCGTTCAGCACCTGGGAGAAGCGCTTGGATACCGGCGACTGACCGGCGGCAGCAGCGCTGACGGTTGTTCGTTGACCAGTTAGACAGACGATGAAGCGCCTCGGCCCAGGCGTAGGGCGGACCTTCAGGTCCGCCCTCTCCGCTCTGATAAGTCAAGGTGACTTGGGCGGGGCTGGAATGGTGGACCTGAAGGTCCACCCTACGGCTATCGACGGCTCACCGGTGGGAACCGCGCAGACGGCTCTGCCCTGACCGGGTAGGGATCCGTAACCCGGAAATACGCCGATTCAGACGGTGAGATGCTCCTGGATAAGATCGTCCCCGAGTTCCGTCATCTCGCCGGAGGCGACATTTCGGCCGTTGTTGAGGATGCTGAAGCAGTCCGCGGTGGCGCGGGCGAAGGGGAGCTTCTGCTCCACCAGCAGGATGGTGAGCCCCTGCTCGCGGTTGAGCAGCCGAATCACCTCGCTGATTTCCTTGACGATGTTGGGCTGGATACCCTCGATGGGCTCGTCCAGCAGAAGGATCTCCGGATCCAGCACCAGGGCGCGGCCGATGGCAAGCTGCTGCTGTTGACCGCCGGAGAGGTCACCGCCCCGCCGCCGTGCCATGTCCTTAAGCACGGGGAACAGCTCGTAGACCCGCTCCGGGATGCCTTTTGACCGCTTGCTTGCCAAGGGCACACGCAGATTCTCTTCCACCGTGAGCTGAGGGAAGATTTCCCGCCCCTGGGGTACGTAGCCGAGGCCCAGCCGCGCCCGGTCGTAGGGGCGCTTGCGGCTGATGTCCTCGCCCTTGAACAGGATCCTGCCGCCGGCGATGGGCTCGAGCCCCATGATGCACTTGAGCAAGGTGGTCTTGCCCATGCCGTTGCGGCCCATGAGGCAGTTGGCGCGACCCTCCTGCACGTCCAGGTCCACGTCCCGGAGGATGTGACTGCCGCCGTAGTACTGGTTGAGGCCTTGGATGCGGAGCATCTCGGTTCTCCTGTCTGGTGTCTTCCCGTGGGAACGTCGCGGCTTGCGCCGCTCCTACAGGCGGTCTGTCTGGTTCCATCGCGGTTTGCGCCGCTCCGACGGGGTCACGGCGCTGTCCGTAGGAGCGGCGCAAGCCGCGACCATGGCAGGCATGTCTGTCTAGTCCTCTTCCCCCAGATACACCTGGCGCACCTGCGGATTGTTCTGCACCTGGTCCATGGTGCCCTCGGCGAGCACGCTGCCCTGGTGCAGCACGGTGACCTGGCGGGCGATGGAGCGCACGAAGTCCATGTCGTGCTCCACCACCACCACGGAGTGCTTGCCGGCGAGGCTGGTGAGCAGTTCCGCCGTGGCCTCGGTCTCCTGGCCGGACATGCCGGCCACCGGCTCGTCCACCAGCAGCAGCCTCGGGTTCTGCATGAGCAGCGAGCCGATCTCAAGCCACTGCTTCTGGCCGTGGGAGAGCAGCCCGGCGAGCATGTCCCGCCGGTCGGTGAGGCCGATGAGTTCCAGCACCTCGTCGATGCGGTCCTGCTGCTCGCCACTGAGGCGCCAGGTGATACTGGTCAGGAGCCCGCGGTCGGCGTGCATGGCCAGCTCCAGGTTCTCGAACACGGTGTGATTCTCGTACACCGTGGGCTTCTGGAACTTGCGACCGATGCCGCGCTGGGCCACCTCGTGCTCCTTGAGCCGCAGCAGGTCGATGCGGCTGCCGAACCAGGCCGAGCCCTCGTCCGGGCGGGTCTTGCCGGTGATCACGTCCATCAGGGTGGTCTTGCCGGCGCCGTTGGGCCCGATGATGCAGCGCAGTTCGCCGTCGCCGATGTAGAGCGTGAGATCGTCCAGGGCCTTGAAGCCGTCGAAAGACTTGGTGATACCTTCGAGATACAGGGCCACGCCGTGGCTCATGTCCACGGTGTCGTCCCTGGGTGGCCGGTTGACCATGTCGAACACCTGGTCCCGACGCATGACTTCGCGGAAATCGTCCAGCGACTTGCTCAGGGCATTCATGATTCACCCTCCCTGCGACGGCGCAGCATGCCCAGGATCCCCACCACGCCCTTGGGCAGAAACAGGGTCACCCCGATGAACATGGCACCGAGGATGTACAGCCAGAGATCCGGGTAGGCGCTGGTGGCCCAGGTCTTGACCACGTTGACGATACCGGCACCGGCGATCGCGCCCACCAGCGTCCCGCGGCCACCCAGCGCCACCCAGATGGCCATCTCGATGGAGGCCGGCGGCGCCATCTCGGAGGGGTTGATCACTCCGGTCTGCGGCACGTACAGCGCCCCGGCCACACCGCAAAGCACCGCCGAGACCACCCACACGAACAGCTTGTAACGCAGCGGGTCGTAGCCGGTGAAGCGCAGCCGGGTCTCGGCATCGCGGATGGCCGTCATCACCCGGCCGAGCTTGGAGGTGACGATCCAGCGACACAGGAGGTAGGCGATGATCAGCGTCGCGGCGCTAGCCCAGAACAGTCCCAGGCGCGCCCCCGGCGTGCCCAGCTCGAAGCCCAGCAGGGTGTCGAAGTTGGTCAGGCCGGTGTCACCGCCAAAGCCTGTCTCCGTGCGGAAGAACAGGTGCATGCCGCCGAAGGTCAGCGCCTGGGTGATGATGGCGAAGTAGACGCCGCGCACCCGGGAACGGAAGGCCAGGAAGCCGAAGATGAACGCCAGCACACCGGGAACCAGCGCGATCATCGCCAGGGTGAACAGGAACGAATCAAAGCCGGCCCAGTACCAGGGCCACTCCGTGTAATCCAGCCACTGCAGGAAGTTGGGCAGGCGGCCGTCATCATAGGCGACACGGGTGAGATGCGCCCCCATGACGTAGCCACCCATGGCGAAGAACACGCCGTGCCCCAGGGACAGAATCCCCGTGTAGCCCCAGATCAGATCCAGGGCCAGGGCCACCAGGGCCAGGCACAGGAAGCGGCCGGCAAGGGTCACCATCCAGCCCGGCATGTACAGGGGATGTTCCGGCGGCACCACCAGGTTCAGCACCGGTACGACGATCAGGGCGAGAACCGCCAGGGCGACCAGGATCATCCAGGCCGTGCGGGTGTGCAGTCGGCCGACGCGGGACAGCGCGGATTGCGGCTGCATGATCGGTCTCCTCAGTCGTCAGCGGACCGCCCCTTGAGGGCAAAGATGCCCTGGGGACGCCACTGGATGAACAGAATGATGGCCGCGAACACGAGGATGGTCGCCAGGACCGCCCCCGTGGCGGGCTCGAGGAACTTGGTGGTGACGCCAATGCCGAGCGCGCTGAACACCGGCCCGAGCAGATTGCCGACGCCGCCGAGCACGACCACCATGAACGAGTCGACGATGTAGTTCTGCCCCATCTCAGGGCCGACATTGACGATCTGCGACAACGCCACGCCGCCCAGACCTGCCACCCCGGCGCCCACGGCGAAGGTCCACATGTCCACGCGTTTGGCGGGCACGCCCAGGGCCGCCGCCATGTCGCGGTTCTGCATCACGGCGCGCACCTCAAGGCCAAGTCGGGTCCGGTTCATGAGGAACCACACCAGAGTCACGACGAAAATGGCGAACAGGATGACGCCCACCCGGCTGGTGGAGAGGGTGACGCCCTGCATGATCTGCACGCTGCCGGAGAACCAGGGCGGGCTCGCCACGGCCACGTTCTGGGCACCGAACATCCAGCGCACGGTCTGGATCAGGATCAGGCTGATGCCCCAGGTGGCGAGCAGCGTCTCCAGCGGGCGGTTGTAGAGAAAGCGGATGACGCCGCGTTCCATGAGAATGCCCACGCCGGCGGTCACCACGAACGCCATGGGCACGGCGGCGATCAGGTAATACTGGAACCACTGGGGCGCAAAGAGCGCAAAGAAGGTCTGGGTCATGAACGTGGTGTAGGCCCCGATCATCAGCAGCTCGCCGTGGGCCATGTTGATCACGCCCATGAGCCCGAAAACGATGGCGAGCCCCATGGCGGCGAGCAGCAGCACGCTGCCCATGGACATGCCGTAGACGAAATCCGAGGCGAAACCGGCGAAGCGGGCACGGCGATCGATGGCGTCCACACCCGCCTGCGCTGCGTGGCGGATCTCGGCCACCGGCTCGACCGGCTCACCGTCGTCGCCGATCTCGGTGAGCGCCGCCAGGTCGGAGCGCAGCCGGTTGGCGCGCACCTCGGCGATGATCTCCACCGCCTCCAGGCGGCGGGCATCGTCGTCGCTGTCGAGATCCAGTTGGGCCAGGGCGATGTTCAGCAGGCGCTCGGTTTCCGCGCTAGTCTCCCGTTCCAGCGCATCGAGGATGGAGTCACGCATCTCCGGGCGCGGGCGCTCTGCCAGCTCGTCGGCGGCGGCGAGGCGGGCCGCCGGATCATCCGAGAAGATCTGCAGCGCGCCGATGGTGGGGCGCAGGGTCCGGCGGACAACGTTGGTCAGCCGCGGCTGGGAGAGATCCCCCGTTTCCAGATCGGTGCGCTCGCGCCCGGTGGTGGCTTCCCGCAGGGAGCCGTCCCGCGCGTCCTGGATGATCAGTGTGCCGTCGTCGGTGTAGTACAGCCGGCGGTCCTGGAGGGCGAAGAGCGTCGGCAGGGCATCAGCGTCCTGTAACCCGGCGATGTCCTCCATGGCCGCCTGCAGCTCGCGTCGATCCGCGGTGGCCAGGCGGCTCAGCACCTCGGCGGTCTCGGCAGCGAGGTCACGTTCCTCCACGGCAGCCAGCTGCTCTTCCACCGCCTCGTCGTCATCCTGATCCAGCTGCTCGACGCGCTCCTCGGCGCGGTCAATGGCCGTGTCGGCCACGGCACCCGCCATGGGGAGTCCTGCCAGGAGAAGCAGGAGCGGCGCCAGCCGGCGCATCCACGGGGTCGTGTACATGACAATATCTCCCTGGGGGCTGTGCGTGCGGACAGCCGACATCGGGGTTCCAGTAAGCGGGGCCCGAACATGAGGCCACGGGGGTGTGAACGGTAGGCCACGCACATCCCTGTGCGCGGTCACCACCGACACGGGGCGCTAGAACTGCAGGCCGTAGTTCGGCTCTTCGCAGTCCCCGCAGACCCAGGGATAACGCCAGTTGGCCTGCCGGTCCTCGTTGCCCTCGACGTACTCGCTCCAGGGCTCGGCGCGGACCACGTCGTCGGTCTCCCAGACGGGGAAGAACTGGCCGTCGGGCTCGATCTCACCGATGATCACCGGCTTGTGCAGATGGTGGTTCTCCTCGTCCATGCACACTTCGAAGCCGGACGGGGAGTCCACGCACTGACCGTAGACGGCCTGGCGAACCGCGTCCACGTCGGTGGTCCCGGCCTGCAGCACCGCCTGGGCCCACATGCGGATGCCCATATGGGTGGCTTCCATGGGGTCGTTGGTCACACGGTCGGAGCCACCGGAGAGATCGTTCTCTTCCACGTACTCGAACCAGCGCTCGGTGAAGCGCTCGTTCTCCGGCGTGTCGATGGACATGAAGTAGTTCCAGGCGGCGAGATGGCCGGCCAGCAGGTCGGTATCCATGCCCCGGAGCTCTTCTTCACCCACGGAGGTGGCAAGTACCGGCACGTCGATGGGGTCGATGCCCTGGTTGGCCAGCTCCTGGTAGAAGGCCACGTTGGCATCACCGTTGACGGTGTTGATCACCGCGGTGGGCCCACCGTCGGCAAAGCTACCGATGTCGTCGACAATGGTCTGGAAGTCGTCGTGACCGAAGGGCGTGTAGACCTCCTCGATGTCCTCGTCACCGATGCCGTGGGCATTCAGGTAGGCCCGCACGATGCGGTTGGTGGTGCGCGGGAAAACGTAGTCGGTGCCGATGAGATAGAAGCGCTCGGCACCGCCACCCTCTTCGCTCATGAGGTACTCCACCGCCGGCAGGGTCTGCTGGTTCGGTGCCGCACCGGTGTAGAAGATGTTGCGGGAGGATTCCTCGCCCTCGTACTGCACCGGGTAGAACATCAGGCCGTTGAGTTCCTCCAGCACCGGCAGCACCGCCTCGCGGGAAACGGAGGTCCAGGAGCCGAAAATGACGTCCACCTCTTCGCGCTCGATCATCTCCCGCGCCTGCTCGGCGTAGGTGGGCCAGTCGGAGCCCGGATCCATGACCACCGGTTCCAGCTCACGACCCAGAAGGCCGCCCTGCTCATTGATGTCCTCGATGGTCATGAGCGCCACGTCACGCAGTGACGTCTCGCTGATGGCCATGGTGCCGGACAGGGAATGCAGAATGCCCACCTTGATGGGGTCGTCCGCCTGGGCGTTGCCCGCGGCCACCAGGCCGAGAGCCATCGCGCCGCCAGCGACGGTGCGATAGAGCGCGTTGTTTGATTGTGTCGAATGCATGGTTGCCTCCGTCGTCCTGTTGGCCGGGCCGGTCTGCACCGGGCCGGGGCAGTGACTTGCTGGTGCCTGACGGTGTTCGCCGGGCACTGACAGGGAGGGAGCAAGCGCCATGCCAGGGGGTTTTGGCTTTACTTATCAATTAGTTACATTGATACCGCCGTGAGAACGCACCAAACAAGGGCGTCTTCATGCACTCGTGGCGGGCAATTGCACCCGCGTGGTGCGGAAACCGGATGAATCAAGTTGGTGCGCGCTGCCCAAAGCGAGAGACCTGCAGGTGTCGCATGTGTAGGGCGGACCTGAAGGTCCGCCGTTTCCGGGTTGCCGACCACGGGGCCCGCCATGGCCCGCAATGGCGGACCTGAAGGTCCGCCCTACGTACAGTACTACGGCTGATTCGGGCGGGATTGTCGTGCAGACGCTAGGCGCTCTCGCGGTTGCGCAGCATGCCTTCGCGGACGATGAAATCCACCACCTCGTCCAGACCCTGACCGGACTTGAGATTGGTGAACAGGAACGGCTTGTCGCCGCGCATGCGGCGGCTGTCGCGGTCCATGACCTCCAGGGAGGCGCCCACGCCCTCGGCCAGATCGATCTTGTTGATCACCAACAGGTCCGAGCGGGTCACGCCCGGGCCGCCCTTGCGTGGGATCTTGTCACCGGCACAGACATCGATGACGTAGATAGTGAGGTCCGACAGCTCGGGACTGAAGGTGGCGGAGAGATTGTCGCCGCCGCTCTCCACGAACACCACGTCCAGCCCCGGGAAACGGGCGTTGAGATCCGCCACGGCGGAGAGGTTCATGGAGGCGTCCTCGCGGATAGCGGTGTGGGGACACCCGCCGGTTTCCACGCCAACGATGCGCTCGGCTTCCAGGGCACCATGACGGGTCAGGAATTCCGCGTCCTCGCGGGTGTAGATGTCATTGGTGACCACGGCGATGTTGTAGTGGTCGCGCATGGAGTGGCACAGGGATTCCAGCAGCGCGGTCTTGCCGGAGCCCACGGGCCCGCCGATGCCGACGCGCAGTGCCTGTTCGGTGGTAGACATGGTGTGTTCCTCCTGATGGTGTCAGTGAACCGCAGCGGCACGATACGAGCCGCGGGAGCTGTAGGGTGGACCTTCAGGTCCACCGAGTTGGCCGCGATGGGCCGCGGCGGCTTGCCTGTCTGAGGAAGGTGGACCTGAAGGTTCACCCTACGCGACCGTCGCGACTCACGTCGCTCCCACAGGAATCCGCAATCAACTGCGGAAAAGCCGGGAATACTGGGTCTCGTGCAGGCTGCTGGCGATGGCGACGCCCGGGGCCGTGCCGCCGATGGCGTCATCGTCCAATTGCAGGCCTGCGGCCGCGGCGGCGCCGATGGGTTCGGCCAGATCCAGCAGTAGCCGCTGCCCGGCGGTCTGCCCCAGGGGCACCAGCTTGATCGCTGCGGCCACCTGATTCTCGCACCAGGCCCACAGGTAGGCCTCAACCCCCTCCTCCAGCGGGATCTCCCAACGCACCAGGGCCAGGGCGTAGACCACCGCCCAGCTGGTCTCCGACGCACGCGTCCAGGGCTCAGCCTCGGGGATGTCCAGCTCGTTCAGTAGTCTTGCCAGGGCGCGCCCCAGGTGCTGGTCTTCGCCCACCAGCTCCGATGTCTCGCGGCTGGCCCGCAGCCATTGACCATAATGCACCACGCCGGTGCAGTCATCCCGACACCAGCAGGCATGCAATCGCGCCAGCAGCGGCACGTCCACACGGCCGAGCGTGTGGACGAGCTGGCCCTGCAGCCAGTCAGCCACGCCATCGGCATCCCGTACCCAGCCGGCCTCAATGGCGTACTCCAGTCCGCCCGAGTAGCTATACGCCCCAACGGGCAGGGTCGGGCTCATGAGCTGCCAGAGCCGGCGTCGTGCCAGGGCGGGATCAGTGGTGGTGGTCGTGGTCATGATCATGCCCGTGGGAATGGCCGCCGCCGTAGGCACCCGCTTCGGGTTCGAAGGGTGCCTGTTCCGGCGTCGTATCGAGGCCGAGGCCACGCACCATTTCGTCCAGTACGTGATCGTGCCGGTAGCGCACGAAACCATCACCGATCTGCAGCGGCACATGCCGGTTGCCCAGATGGTAGGCCACCCGCGCCAGGGTGGTGCCGTCGGCACACCGCACGGTGCTCACCGCCTCGTTGGCCGCCTGCACCCTTATCACCTCACCGCCTTCGGCGCGAAGGCCATCGCCATTCCGCAGAATACGACCACGCTCCAGGAAGACGCCCACCTCGGTGCCATCCTGCAAGGTCGCCCGGAAACGGCTCTTCTGCCGGGTATCGAACGGCAGCACCAGAACGCCGTGCGCATCCTCGGCCGCGGTGGTGTACTCGGTCAATCGCAGCATCGCGGGCCTCAGAACAGGAAGTAGCGCTGCGCCATGGGCAGCTCGGCCATGGGTTCGCAGGTGAGCAGTTCGCCGTCGGCGCGGACCTCGTAGGTCTCCGGGTCCACCTCCATGTGTGGCTGCCAATCGTTCAGGATCAGGTCCTTCTTCTTCACGCTGCGACAGCCCTTCACGGCCACCAGCCGCCGCTGCAGTCCGAGCTGCGCGCCGATGCCGGCATCCACAGCGGCCTGGGAGACGAAACTCACGGAGGTCTCCCGCATGGCGCGGCCATAGCTGCCAAACATGGGCCGGTAGTGCACCGGCTGCGGCGTGGGGATGGAGGCGTTGGGGTCGCCCATGGGCGCCGTGGCAATGAATCCACCCTTGACCACCAGCGCCGGCTTGACGCCGAAGAACGCCGGATCCCAGAGCACCATGTCCGCCAGCTTGCCCGGCTCCAGAGAACCCACCTCGTGGGCAATGCCGTGGGCCAGGGCCGGGTTGATGGTGTACTTGGCGATGTAGCGCCGGGCACGGTAGTTGTCGTCGTCGCCGCTGTCCTGCTTCAACGCGCCCCGCTGGACTTTCATCTTGTGGGCGGTCTGCCAGGTGCGGATGATCACCTCACCCACCCGTCCCATGGCCTGGGAGTCCGAGGCGATCACGGAGAACGCACCAAGATCGTGCAGGATGTCCTCGGCGGCGATGGTCTCCCGCCGGATGCGGCTCTCGGCGAAGGCCACATCCTCGGGAATGCGCGGATCCAGGTGATGGCACACCATGAGCATGTCCAGATGCTCGTCGATGGTGTTGGTGGTGAACGGCCGCGTCGGGTTGGTGCTGGAGGGCAGCACATTGGCGTTGCCACAGACCTTGATGATGTCCGGGGCGTGGCCGCCACCCGCACCCTCGGTGTGGTAGGTGTGGATGGTGCGGTCCTTGAACGCGGCCACCGTATCCTCCACGAAGCCCGACTCGTTCAGGGTGTCCGTGTGGATACATACCTGCACGTCGTACGCATCCGCCACCGACAGCGCGCAGTCGATGGCCGCCGGCGTGGTACCCCAGTCCTCGTGGAGCTTCAGGCCCAGGGCGCCCGCTTCGATCTGCTCGTTCAGGGCCTCCGGCAAGCTGCCGTTGCCTTTACCTAGGAAGCCCAGGTTCATGGGGAACGACTCGGCGGCCTGCAGCATGCGGTGGATGTTCCAGGCGCCCGGCGTGCAGGTGGTGGCGTTGGTGCCGGTGGCCGGCCCGGTGCCGCCGCCGATCATGGTAGTCACCCCGGAGGTCAGCGCCTCCTCGATCTGCTGCGGGCAGACGAAATGGATGTGGGCATCGATGCCTCCGGCGGTCACGATCTTGCCCTCGGCGGCGATGGCCTCGGTGCCCGGGCCGATGATGATGTCCACATCCGGCTGGGTGTCCGGGTTGCCGGCCTTGCCGATGGCCTGGATACGGCCGTCCTTGATGCCGATGTCCGCTTTCACCACACCCCAGTGATCCAGAATCAGGGCGTTGGTGATGACGGTATCCACCACGTCCCTGCCGGTGCGCTGGCTCTGGCCCATGCCATCGCGCACCACCTTGCCACCGCCGAATTTCACCTCGTCGCCGTAGGTGGTGTGATCGCGCTCGACGCGTATCAGCAGCTCGGTATCACCCAGGCGCACCCGATCGCCGGTGGTGGGACCGAACATGTCCGCGTATGCCGTGCGTGAGATGGTATTGCTCATGCCTTGCCCCCCTTGAGCGGCCCCATGACGCGCCCCTTGAAGCCGTAGACGATCTCATCGCCGGCGTATCGCACCAGCTGAACCGTGCGCTCCTGGCCGGGCTCGAAGCGCACCGCGGTGCCGGCGGGAATATCCAGCCGGAAGCCGCGTGCGGCATCACGATCAAACGTCAGCGCGTCGTTGACCTCGAAGAAGTGGTAGTGCGAACCCACCTGCACAGGGCGATCACCAGTATTGGTGACGGTGACCGAAGCGGTCTCGCGCCCCTCGTTCAGGGTGATGTCGCCGTCGGCGGGGAGAATCTCTCCGGGAATCATGGCGCGCCTCCTCAGCGGATGGGTTCGTGGACGGTG
The DNA window shown above is from Aquisalimonas sp. 2447 and carries:
- the urtE gene encoding urea ABC transporter ATP-binding subunit UrtE, with the translated sequence MLRIQGLNQYYGGSHILRDVDLDVQEGRANCLMGRNGMGKTTLLKCIMGLEPIAGGRILFKGEDISRKRPYDRARLGLGYVPQGREIFPQLTVEENLRVPLASKRSKGIPERVYELFPVLKDMARRRGGDLSGGQQQQLAIGRALVLDPEILLLDEPIEGIQPNIVKEISEVIRLLNREQGLTILLVEQKLPFARATADCFSILNNGRNVASGEMTELGDDLIQEHLTV
- the urtD gene encoding urea ABC transporter ATP-binding protein UrtD translates to MNALSKSLDDFREVMRRDQVFDMVNRPPRDDTVDMSHGVALYLEGITKSFDGFKALDDLTLYIGDGELRCIIGPNGAGKTTLMDVITGKTRPDEGSAWFGSRIDLLRLKEHEVAQRGIGRKFQKPTVYENHTVFENLELAMHADRGLLTSITWRLSGEQQDRIDEVLELIGLTDRRDMLAGLLSHGQKQWLEIGSLLMQNPRLLLVDEPVAGMSGQETEATAELLTSLAGKHSVVVVEHDMDFVRSIARQVTVLHQGSVLAEGTMDQVQNNPQVRQVYLGEED
- the urtC gene encoding urea ABC transporter permease subunit UrtC, whose translation is MRRPIMQPQSALSRVGRLHTRTAWMILVALAVLALIVVPVLNLVVPPEHPLYMPGWMVTLAGRFLCLALVALALDLIWGYTGILSLGHGVFFAMGGYVMGAHLTRVAYDDGRLPNFLQWLDYTEWPWYWAGFDSFLFTLAMIALVPGVLAFIFGFLAFRSRVRGVYFAIITQALTFGGMHLFFRTETGFGGDTGLTNFDTLLGFELGTPGARLGLFWASAATLIIAYLLCRWIVTSKLGRVMTAIRDAETRLRFTGYDPLRYKLFVWVVSAVLCGVAGALYVPQTGVINPSEMAPPASIEMAIWVALGGRGTLVGAIAGAGIVNVVKTWATSAYPDLWLYILGAMFIGVTLFLPKGVVGILGMLRRRREGES
- the urtB gene encoding urea ABC transporter permease subunit UrtB; this translates as MYTTPWMRRLAPLLLLLAGLPMAGAVADTAIDRAEERVEQLDQDDDEAVEEQLAAVEERDLAAETAEVLSRLATADRRELQAAMEDIAGLQDADALPTLFALQDRRLYYTDDGTLIIQDARDGSLREATTGRERTDLETGDLSQPRLTNVVRRTLRPTIGALQIFSDDPAARLAAADELAERPRPEMRDSILDALERETSAETERLLNIALAQLDLDSDDDARRLEAVEIIAEVRANRLRSDLAALTEIGDDGEPVEPVAEIRHAAQAGVDAIDRRARFAGFASDFVYGMSMGSVLLLAAMGLAIVFGLMGVINMAHGELLMIGAYTTFMTQTFFALFAPQWFQYYLIAAVPMAFVVTAGVGILMERGVIRFLYNRPLETLLATWGISLILIQTVRWMFGAQNVAVASPPWFSGSVQIMQGVTLSTSRVGVILFAIFVVTLVWFLMNRTRLGLEVRAVMQNRDMAAALGVPAKRVDMWTFAVGAGVAGLGGVALSQIVNVGPEMGQNYIVDSFMVVVLGGVGNLLGPVFSALGIGVTTKFLEPATGAVLATILVFAAIILFIQWRPQGIFALKGRSADD
- the urtA gene encoding urea ABC transporter substrate-binding protein, encoding MHSTQSNNALYRTVAGGAMALGLVAAGNAQADDPIKVGILHSLSGTMAISETSLRDVALMTIEDINEQGGLLGRELEPVVMDPGSDWPTYAEQAREMIEREEVDVIFGSWTSVSREAVLPVLEELNGLMFYPVQYEGEESSRNIFYTGAAPNQQTLPAVEYLMSEEGGGAERFYLIGTDYVFPRTTNRIVRAYLNAHGIGDEDIEEVYTPFGHDDFQTIVDDIGSFADGGPTAVINTVNGDANVAFYQELANQGIDPIDVPVLATSVGEEELRGMDTDLLAGHLAAWNYFMSIDTPENERFTERWFEYVEENDLSGGSDRVTNDPMEATHMGIRMWAQAVLQAGTTDVDAVRQAVYGQCVDSPSGFEVCMDEENHHLHKPVIIGEIEPDGQFFPVWETDDVVRAEPWSEYVEGNEDRQANWRYPWVCGDCEEPNYGLQF
- the ureG gene encoding urease accessory protein UreG — protein: MSTTEQALRVGIGGPVGSGKTALLESLCHSMRDHYNIAVVTNDIYTREDAEFLTRHGALEAERIVGVETGGCPHTAIREDASMNLSAVADLNARFPGLDVVFVESGGDNLSATFSPELSDLTIYVIDVCAGDKIPRKGGPGVTRSDLLVINKIDLAEGVGASLEVMDRDSRRMRGDKPFLFTNLKSGQGLDEVVDFIVREGMLRNRESA
- a CDS encoding urease accessory protein UreF encodes the protein MIMTTTTTTDPALARRRLWQLMSPTLPVGAYSYSGGLEYAIEAGWVRDADGVADWLQGQLVHTLGRVDVPLLARLHACWCRDDCTGVVHYGQWLRASRETSELVGEDQHLGRALARLLNELDIPEAEPWTRASETSWAVVYALALVRWEIPLEEGVEAYLWAWCENQVAAAIKLVPLGQTAGQRLLLDLAEPIGAAAAAGLQLDDDAIGGTAPGVAIASSLHETQYSRLFRS
- the ureE gene encoding urease accessory protein UreE; translation: MLRLTEYTTAAEDAHGVLVLPFDTRQKSRFRATLQDGTEVGVFLERGRILRNGDGLRAEGGEVIRVQAANEAVSTVRCADGTTLARVAYHLGNRHVPLQIGDGFVRYRHDHVLDEMVRGLGLDTTPEQAPFEPEAGAYGGGHSHGHDHDHDHHH
- the ureC gene encoding urease subunit alpha is translated as MSNTISRTAYADMFGPTTGDRVRLGDTELLIRVERDHTTYGDEVKFGGGKVVRDGMGQSQRTGRDVVDTVITNALILDHWGVVKADIGIKDGRIQAIGKAGNPDTQPDVDIIIGPGTEAIAAEGKIVTAGGIDAHIHFVCPQQIEEALTSGVTTMIGGGTGPATGTNATTCTPGAWNIHRMLQAAESFPMNLGFLGKGNGSLPEALNEQIEAGALGLKLHEDWGTTPAAIDCALSVADAYDVQVCIHTDTLNESGFVEDTVAAFKDRTIHTYHTEGAGGGHAPDIIKVCGNANVLPSSTNPTRPFTTNTIDEHLDMLMVCHHLDPRIPEDVAFAESRIRRETIAAEDILHDLGAFSVIASDSQAMGRVGEVIIRTWQTAHKMKVQRGALKQDSGDDDNYRARRYIAKYTINPALAHGIAHEVGSLEPGKLADMVLWDPAFFGVKPALVVKGGFIATAPMGDPNASIPTPQPVHYRPMFGSYGRAMRETSVSFVSQAAVDAGIGAQLGLQRRLVAVKGCRSVKKKDLILNDWQPHMEVDPETYEVRADGELLTCEPMAELPMAQRYFLF
- a CDS encoding urease subunit beta, with protein sequence MIPGEILPADGDITLNEGRETASVTVTNTGDRPVQVGSHYHFFEVNDALTFDRDAARGFRLDIPAGTAVRFEPGQERTVQLVRYAGDEIVYGFKGRVMGPLKGGKA